A genomic region of Planococcus kocurii contains the following coding sequences:
- the accC gene encoding acetyl-CoA carboxylase biotin carboxylase subunit → MKKVLIANRGEIAVRIIRACKEMDIETVAVYSEADKEALHVELADEAYCIGPKLSKDSYLNFSNIMSVAKLTNCNGIHPGYGFLAENASFAELCEACDMMFIGPTADAISRMGTKDVARETMRKAGVPVVPGSTGIVASEEDGLRIADEIGFPVIIKATAGGGGKGIRVARTREDFVTGLKMTQKEAAAAFGNPGVYIEKFIEDFRHIEIQVLADSHGNAIHLGERDCSIQRRMQKLVEEAPSPALSPELRAEMGDAAVKAALAVDYRGAGTVEFIFDAVNQKFYFMEMNTRIQVEHPVTEMITGIDLIQQQLKVASGEKLAYKQKDVVFKGWSIECRINAENPAKNFMPSAGKVEMYLPPGGMGVRIDSAMYSGYSIPPYYDSMVAKLITFADTREEAVAKMKRALDEFVIEGVFTTIPFHSKLMDHEVFKSGDFNTKFLEKYDVLGS, encoded by the coding sequence ATGAAAAAAGTATTAATTGCAAACCGTGGGGAAATTGCGGTCCGGATTATTCGTGCTTGTAAAGAGATGGACATTGAGACGGTCGCAGTATATTCAGAAGCAGATAAAGAAGCGCTTCATGTGGAACTTGCAGATGAGGCTTATTGCATCGGTCCAAAATTATCAAAAGATAGTTATTTGAACTTTTCAAATATCATGTCAGTTGCTAAGCTAACAAATTGTAATGGCATTCATCCAGGGTACGGATTTTTAGCTGAAAACGCGAGTTTTGCTGAATTATGCGAAGCTTGTGATATGATGTTTATCGGTCCAACAGCCGACGCTATTTCGCGTATGGGTACTAAAGACGTAGCCCGTGAAACGATGCGCAAAGCCGGTGTCCCAGTTGTTCCAGGTTCCACTGGTATTGTAGCTAGTGAAGAAGACGGCTTACGGATTGCAGATGAAATCGGATTTCCGGTCATCATTAAAGCAACTGCCGGCGGTGGTGGAAAAGGAATTCGTGTGGCCCGAACGCGCGAAGATTTTGTTACAGGTCTGAAAATGACGCAAAAAGAAGCAGCAGCTGCTTTTGGGAATCCAGGCGTTTATATCGAGAAATTTATCGAAGATTTCCGTCATATTGAAATTCAAGTGTTAGCAGACTCACATGGCAATGCCATTCATTTAGGTGAGCGTGACTGTTCAATTCAGCGCCGCATGCAAAAATTAGTTGAAGAAGCGCCTTCACCGGCTTTGTCTCCTGAGTTGCGCGCAGAAATGGGTGATGCTGCAGTAAAAGCTGCTTTGGCCGTCGACTACCGTGGTGCTGGGACAGTTGAATTTATCTTTGACGCAGTTAACCAGAAATTTTACTTTATGGAAATGAACACACGTATTCAAGTAGAGCATCCAGTAACAGAAATGATTACAGGAATTGATTTGATTCAACAGCAATTAAAAGTTGCTTCGGGCGAAAAACTAGCTTATAAACAAAAAGATGTCGTTTTTAAGGGCTGGTCGATCGAATGCCGTATAAATGCGGAAAACCCAGCGAAAAACTTTATGCCTTCAGCAGGCAAAGTAGAGATGTACCTGCCCCCAGGTGGTATGGGCGTAAGAATAGATTCGGCTATGTACTCGGGATACAGCATTCCCCCGTATTATGATTCCATGGTTGCTAAACTAATTACTTTTGCTGATACGCGCGAAGAAGCGGTAGCGAAAATGAAACGCGCGTTAGATGAGTTTGTCATTGAAGGCGTGTTCACGACGATTCCATTCCATTCAAAATTAATGGATCACGAAGTATTCAAATCAGGCGATTTCAATACGAAATTCCTGGAAAAATACGACGTACTGGGATCTTAA
- the accB gene encoding acetyl-CoA carboxylase biotin carboxyl carrier protein, with protein sequence MKIQEIREIIKLVDGSSIEEFSYEFEGVKVKMKKNGSGTAQQTLNSAAQTPQQPKAVEAPSASAPTKESEAERLVSQETPEIPASSDSAYHKILSPMVGTFYESPSPEEAAYVQVGSKVTADQVVCIVEAMKLFNEIEAEVDGEIAEILVKDGQLVEYGQPLFLVKAN encoded by the coding sequence ATGAAAATTCAAGAAATCCGCGAAATCATCAAATTGGTAGATGGGTCATCAATTGAAGAGTTCTCTTACGAATTTGAAGGCGTTAAAGTGAAAATGAAAAAAAATGGTTCGGGCACCGCTCAACAAACGCTTAACTCAGCAGCACAAACACCTCAACAACCAAAAGCGGTAGAAGCACCAAGTGCATCTGCACCGACAAAAGAGTCAGAAGCAGAAAGACTGGTATCACAAGAAACACCCGAAATTCCCGCTAGCAGCGATTCAGCGTATCACAAAATTCTTTCACCAATGGTCGGTACTTTCTATGAATCTCCATCTCCAGAGGAAGCGGCTTATGTACAAGTAGGATCTAAAGTTACTGCCGATCAAGTAGTGTGTATTGTTGAAGCGATGAAATTATTCAACGAAATCGAAGCAGAAGTAGATGGGGAAATTGCTGAAATACTTGTAAAAGATGGTCAGCTTGTCGAATACGGCCAACCTTTATTCCTCGTGAAAGCAAACTGA
- the efp gene encoding elongation factor P — MISVNDFKTGVTIEVDGGIWRVMEFQHVKPGKGAAFVRSKLRNLRSGSVTEKTFRAGEKVAKAQIDNSKMQYLYANGDMHAFMDMETYDQIELPEKNIEYELKFLQENMEVQVIQFQGEVLGVELPNTVVLEVVETDPGIKGDTASGGSKPAKLSTGLSVQVPFFINEGDHLIINTTDSSYVSRAQ; from the coding sequence ATGATTTCAGTAAACGATTTTAAGACAGGTGTCACAATTGAAGTAGACGGCGGAATTTGGCGCGTTATGGAATTCCAACATGTAAAACCAGGTAAAGGCGCAGCATTTGTGCGTTCAAAACTTCGCAACCTGCGTTCTGGAAGTGTCACTGAAAAGACATTCCGTGCAGGCGAAAAAGTCGCGAAAGCACAAATCGATAACAGCAAAATGCAGTATTTGTATGCTAATGGTGATATGCACGCATTTATGGATATGGAAACATACGATCAAATTGAATTGCCTGAAAAAAACATTGAATACGAATTGAAGTTTCTTCAAGAAAACATGGAAGTTCAAGTTATTCAATTTCAAGGCGAAGTATTAGGTGTTGAACTACCGAATACGGTTGTTCTAGAAGTAGTTGAAACGGATCCAGGCATTAAAGGGGATACGGCAAGCGGTGGATCAAAACCAGCGAAATTGTCAACTGGCTTGTCTGTTCAAGTGCCGTTCTTCATCAACGAAGGCGATCACTTGATTATTAACACGACAGACTCGTCGTACGTATCAAGAGCTCAATAA
- a CDS encoding M24 family metallopeptidase: MLKIQKLRTEMNSRNIEALLITSSFNLRYITGFTGTAGLAIVTQEKAVFITDFRYTEQANDQVEDFVVVQAEKNLTDEAIKTVKSLAIQTLAFEQDHMTYATAMQYKSKMDIELQPVSDLVEKIRMVKTPEEITILKAAAKIADNAFEHICGFIRPGLTELEVSNELEFFMRKQGATSSSFDIIVASGLRSALPHGVATDKIIKKGDMVTLDFGALYNGYISDITRTVAVGQPSEKMKEVYDVVLKAQELGVEKIGPGISGIEADAIARDYIKSKGYGDAFGHSTGHGIGLEVHEGPGLSFKSETILEPNMAVTVEPGIYLPGIGGVRIEDDILITESGNERLTNSTKELRIL, encoded by the coding sequence ATGTTGAAAATTCAAAAACTACGTACGGAAATGAACAGCCGAAATATTGAGGCACTGCTTATTACCAGTTCTTTTAACTTGCGCTATATTACTGGATTTACGGGAACAGCTGGACTGGCAATCGTGACACAGGAAAAGGCGGTTTTTATTACTGATTTTCGTTACACTGAGCAAGCCAATGACCAAGTTGAAGATTTTGTTGTTGTCCAAGCAGAAAAAAACTTAACTGACGAGGCAATCAAAACGGTTAAGTCGTTAGCTATTCAAACACTAGCTTTTGAACAAGATCATATGACTTATGCAACAGCTATGCAATATAAATCCAAGATGGATATAGAGTTACAACCTGTCAGCGATTTGGTTGAAAAAATTCGGATGGTCAAGACACCAGAAGAAATCACAATTTTAAAAGCAGCTGCTAAAATTGCAGATAATGCTTTTGAGCATATTTGCGGATTTATTCGTCCAGGATTGACAGAGCTTGAAGTTTCTAATGAACTGGAATTTTTCATGAGAAAACAAGGAGCGACATCATCAAGTTTTGATATTATTGTTGCGTCTGGACTTCGTTCGGCATTGCCTCATGGCGTAGCTACAGATAAAATTATTAAAAAAGGTGACATGGTTACACTTGATTTCGGTGCTTTATACAATGGCTACATTTCAGATATTACCCGCACGGTTGCAGTCGGTCAGCCTTCAGAGAAAATGAAGGAAGTCTATGATGTGGTCTTGAAAGCACAAGAACTAGGTGTAGAGAAAATTGGTCCAGGTATAAGTGGGATAGAAGCGGATGCTATCGCACGAGATTATATTAAATCTAAAGGCTACGGCGACGCATTCGGCCATTCAACGGGTCATGGCATCGGTTTAGAAGTTCACGAAGGTCCGGGATTGTCTTTTAAATCAGAAACAATTCTTGAGCCGAACATGGCTGTAACAGTAGAACCGGGAATTTATCTACCGGGAATTGGCGGAGTGCGCATTGAAGATGATATACTGATAACCGAGTCAGGAAATGAACGGTTGACTAACTCCACAAAAGAGCTACGCATTTTATAA
- the aroQ gene encoding type II 3-dehydroquinate dehydratase, with amino-acid sequence MRVLILNGPNLNRLGKREKEAYGTFTLEELEQELVEFSNQHHIELICRQSNHEGELIDWIHGAGDDALSGIVLNAGAYTHTSIAIRDAIAAIKVPVIEVHISNVHKREEFRHHSYISPVTVGQIVGFGQDVYKLALQALILKQERG; translated from the coding sequence ATGCGCGTGCTGATCTTGAACGGTCCTAACTTAAATCGTTTGGGCAAGAGAGAGAAAGAAGCTTATGGAACGTTTACGCTAGAAGAGTTAGAGCAAGAATTAGTGGAATTTTCTAACCAGCATCATATTGAATTGATTTGTCGGCAGTCGAATCACGAGGGGGAATTGATTGATTGGATTCACGGAGCAGGAGACGATGCATTATCAGGAATTGTATTGAACGCTGGTGCCTATACGCATACGAGCATCGCTATTCGAGATGCGATTGCCGCAATCAAAGTCCCTGTTATTGAAGTACATATATCAAATGTCCACAAACGTGAGGAGTTCCGCCATCATTCATACATCTCCCCAGTTACTGTCGGACAAATTGTTGGCTTTGGCCAGGATGTCTACAAATTAGCACTACAAGCATTGATCTTGAAACAAGAGAGAGGATGA
- a CDS encoding vitamin B12-dependent ribonucleotide reductase — protein MVSATQQSQYSLNASALNEDIKTFPQVHAITSDMKLTHKGVSRLVMIDRYSFKDTEKKTLKAGDFVVLTVKEDPKFPARGLGYIVSIDKTTNKAKVWIEEDYRSAIDNPEEQVAGIVNRPIDVIEKPMEVYYEQIAKRNATGLASVETTSEKRQEWFEKFYQQLVSLKFIPAGRVLYGAGADTDVTYFNCYVMPFVADSREGISDHRKQVMEIMSRGGGVGTNGSTLRPRNTLARGVNGKSSGSVSWLDDIAKLTHLVEQGGSRRGAQMIMLADWHPDIAEFIISKMQNPRILRYLIENTQDETIKKLAHDKLKFKPLTAQEEAMFQGILNYRTIPGMGGFNEKIMRDADTKLRDGGTYSVHNEEFLTGANISVTLTSDFMTAVENDADFDLRFPAVESYSKEEMAIYNEKWQEVGDVREWESMGHGVRVYRTMKARELWNLINICATYSAEPGIFFIDNANEKTNAAAYGQKVVATNPCGEQPLAPYSVCNLAAVNLAQFADPKTKMVDFESLKETVRVGVRMQDNVIDATPYFLEENQVQALGERRVGLGVMGLADLLIYCDKEYGSPEGNKLVDEIFETIATAAYEVSTNLAAERGSFPFLVGKTDEETAALRKAFTETGFMQGMPEHVREAILEKGIRNSHLLTVAPTGSTGTMVGVSTGLEPYYSFTYYRSGRLGKFIEVKADIVGEYLKNNPEVSEENLPKAFVTSMDLAPEAHADVQCIIQRWIDSSISKTVNAPRGYTVEQVEGVYERLYKGGAKGGTVYVDGSRDSQVLTLKAEDNNFEEEQQPEETGKRPIVLIDTIQDLRSTNVTIGSEVGDTCPVCRKGTVEEMGGCNTCTNCNAQLKCGL, from the coding sequence ATGGTTTCCGCCACACAACAATCCCAGTATTCATTAAATGCATCAGCTTTAAACGAAGATATCAAAACCTTTCCGCAAGTACATGCCATCACTTCAGATATGAAGTTAACGCACAAAGGTGTCTCGCGTCTTGTTATGATTGATCGTTACTCTTTCAAAGATACAGAGAAAAAAACGCTCAAAGCGGGAGATTTTGTTGTATTAACTGTTAAAGAAGATCCGAAATTCCCAGCTCGTGGGCTAGGTTACATCGTTTCGATTGATAAAACTACGAACAAAGCGAAAGTTTGGATTGAGGAAGATTACAGAAGTGCAATCGACAATCCAGAAGAACAAGTAGCAGGCATTGTCAATCGTCCGATCGACGTGATTGAAAAGCCAATGGAAGTGTACTACGAGCAAATTGCGAAACGCAATGCAACAGGTCTTGCCTCAGTAGAAACAACTTCTGAAAAACGTCAAGAATGGTTTGAGAAATTTTATCAGCAATTGGTTAGCTTGAAATTCATTCCAGCTGGACGTGTTCTTTACGGAGCAGGAGCGGATACAGATGTAACGTATTTCAATTGTTACGTAATGCCGTTTGTTGCGGATTCACGCGAAGGTATTTCGGATCACCGTAAACAAGTGATGGAAATTATGAGCCGCGGTGGCGGTGTTGGTACGAACGGTTCGACTCTTCGTCCACGGAATACATTAGCACGTGGAGTTAACGGCAAATCATCAGGTTCTGTATCTTGGTTAGATGATATCGCGAAATTAACCCATCTTGTTGAACAAGGTGGATCACGTCGCGGTGCGCAAATGATTATGCTTGCAGACTGGCATCCAGATATTGCGGAATTTATCATTTCAAAAATGCAAAACCCTCGTATTTTGCGTTATTTGATCGAAAACACGCAAGATGAGACGATTAAAAAACTGGCTCATGATAAATTGAAATTCAAACCGTTAACAGCCCAAGAAGAAGCGATGTTCCAAGGAATTCTGAACTACCGCACAATTCCTGGCATGGGCGGATTTAATGAAAAAATCATGCGTGATGCCGACACGAAGTTACGTGACGGTGGAACGTACTCTGTTCATAATGAAGAATTCTTAACCGGTGCAAATATTTCCGTTACGCTAACGAGTGATTTCATGACAGCTGTCGAAAATGATGCAGATTTTGATTTGCGTTTCCCAGCAGTCGAGTCGTACTCAAAAGAAGAAATGGCGATTTATAATGAGAAATGGCAAGAAGTGGGCGACGTTCGTGAATGGGAAAGTATGGGCCATGGTGTCCGCGTTTACCGTACGATGAAAGCTCGTGAGCTATGGAACTTGATCAATATTTGTGCGACATATTCAGCTGAACCAGGTATTTTCTTTATTGATAATGCCAATGAAAAAACCAATGCTGCAGCATACGGTCAAAAAGTTGTTGCGACAAATCCTTGTGGTGAACAGCCGTTAGCACCTTATTCGGTTTGTAACTTGGCTGCGGTCAATTTGGCGCAATTTGCAGATCCAAAAACGAAAATGGTTGATTTTGAAAGCTTGAAAGAAACAGTTCGCGTCGGTGTCCGCATGCAAGATAATGTTATTGACGCAACGCCATACTTCCTCGAAGAAAACCAAGTACAAGCACTTGGTGAGCGCCGTGTAGGTCTTGGCGTTATGGGATTAGCAGATTTGCTAATTTATTGCGATAAAGAATACGGATCACCAGAAGGCAATAAACTTGTTGATGAAATCTTCGAAACTATTGCTACAGCGGCATATGAAGTATCGACAAACTTAGCAGCAGAACGCGGTAGTTTCCCCTTCCTAGTTGGTAAGACGGACGAAGAGACAGCAGCACTTCGCAAAGCATTTACTGAAACTGGCTTTATGCAAGGTATGCCAGAACATGTTCGCGAAGCAATTCTTGAAAAAGGTATCCGTAATTCACATCTGTTGACGGTTGCGCCAACAGGGTCTACAGGAACGATGGTTGGTGTTTCAACGGGACTTGAGCCTTATTATTCATTTACTTACTACCGTAGCGGCCGACTTGGTAAATTTATTGAAGTCAAAGCTGATATCGTTGGAGAATATTTGAAAAATAATCCTGAAGTAAGCGAAGAAAACCTTCCAAAAGCATTTGTAACGTCAATGGACTTGGCTCCAGAAGCGCATGCTGATGTTCAATGCATTATTCAACGCTGGATTGATTCGTCTATCTCAAAAACTGTCAACGCACCACGCGGTTACACAGTAGAACAAGTAGAAGGCGTTTATGAGCGTTTGTATAAAGGTGGAGCAAAAGGCGGTACGGTCTATGTTGATGGCAGCCGTGATTCACAAGTTTTAACATTAAAAGCTGAAGACAATAACTTTGAAGAAGAGCAACAACCAGAAGAAACTGGCAAGCGTCCGATCGTTTTAATCGATACCATCCAGGATCTCCGTTCAACTAACGTTACTATCGGTTCTGAAGTGGGCGATACATGTCCAGTTTGCCGAAAAGGAACAGTAGAAGAAATGGGTGGCTGCAATACATGCACCAACTGTAACGCTCAACTTAAATGTGGATTGTAA
- a CDS encoding lipoate--protein ligase family protein, translated as MALDESLLTWHSEGLIPPIIRFYGWQPAALSIGYFQKVEKEIDMDVVNRLGLGFVRRPTGGRGVLHEHELTYSIIVSEDYPQMPETVTEAYRVLSEGLLEGFKNLGLDAYFSVPDTAEKRADLKKPKSAVCFDTPSWYEMVVEGKKVAGSAQTRQKGVILQHGAILIDLDAEKLLSVFKFPSEEAKERMRMKIPEKAVSINSLRKTPATAEECIAAFKKGFEQALSIDLEPYVLTEQQLAEVKALEEKKYANHEWNFRV; from the coding sequence ATGGCGCTCGATGAATCCTTGCTGACTTGGCATAGTGAAGGGCTTATTCCGCCGATCATTCGTTTTTATGGTTGGCAACCGGCAGCTCTTTCAATTGGTTACTTTCAAAAAGTAGAAAAGGAAATTGATATGGATGTTGTTAACCGATTAGGACTTGGTTTTGTGCGCCGTCCAACAGGGGGCAGAGGTGTACTTCATGAACATGAACTTACATACAGTATCATCGTCAGCGAAGATTATCCACAGATGCCAGAAACTGTTACAGAAGCTTATCGTGTACTGAGCGAAGGGTTATTGGAAGGCTTTAAAAACTTGGGGCTCGATGCTTATTTTTCGGTACCGGATACAGCTGAGAAGCGCGCTGACTTAAAAAAACCAAAATCTGCAGTTTGTTTTGATACGCCGAGCTGGTATGAGATGGTCGTCGAAGGTAAAAAAGTAGCAGGAAGTGCACAAACACGTCAAAAAGGTGTTATTCTACAGCATGGTGCGATTTTAATTGATTTGGATGCCGAGAAACTGTTATCTGTTTTCAAATTTCCGAGTGAAGAAGCAAAAGAGCGCATGCGCATGAAGATACCTGAAAAAGCAGTGTCGATTAATTCACTACGAAAAACGCCAGCAACTGCTGAAGAATGCATTGCTGCCTTTAAAAAAGGGTTTGAGCAAGCTTTGTCTATCGATTTAGAGCCCTATGTGTTGACTGAGCAACAATTAGCAGAAGTCAAGGCTTTAGAGGAAAAAAAATACGCGAATCACGAGTGGAATTTCCGAGTGTGA
- a CDS encoding rhodanese-like domain-containing protein, which yields MEFLYITIAILLAIIIYAVITYFRIKKTVTNLTQEQFIEGYRKAQLIDVREPKDFAAGHILGARNIPQSQLRQRYKEIREDKPVYLYDQNGARSGRVAIFLKKKGYNQLFQLQGGFKQWTGKIKAKV from the coding sequence TTGGAATTTTTGTATATTACGATCGCAATACTGTTAGCCATCATCATTTACGCGGTGATTACTTATTTTCGCATTAAAAAAACTGTCACTAACTTGACACAGGAACAGTTTATTGAAGGCTACCGCAAAGCTCAATTAATCGACGTGCGCGAGCCAAAAGATTTTGCAGCAGGTCATATCCTTGGAGCTCGCAATATTCCGCAATCACAATTGCGCCAGCGTTATAAGGAAATTCGCGAAGACAAGCCGGTCTACTTATACGACCAGAACGGAGCTCGCAGCGGACGGGTCGCCATTTTCCTAAAGAAAAAAGGCTATAACCAATTGTTCCAATTGCAAGGCGGATTCAAACAATGGACTGGCAAAATAAAAGCCAAAGTCTAA
- a CDS encoding competence type IV pilus major pilin ComGC, whose amino-acid sequence MMSITVLIATAIPKVTKQSSAVDEKGCEAFVQMVQGQVESYQLDLKVISTLLDFLDEISRMDDCF is encoded by the coding sequence ATGATGAGTATTACGGTGCTAATTGCGACCGCTATTCCAAAAGTTACGAAACAATCATCAGCAGTAGATGAAAAAGGGTGCGAAGCATTTGTGCAGATGGTTCAAGGGCAAGTTGAATCCTATCAACTGGACTTAAAGGTGATTTCGACTTTGCTGGATTTTTTAGATGAGATCTCCAGAATGGACGATTGCTTTTGA
- the gcvPB gene encoding aminomethyl-transferring glycine dehydrogenase subunit GcvPB produces MHKDNQALIFELTKEGRVGYSLPTLDVPEIDLSELLPNDLIRAQAAELPEVSELDIMRHYTALSNRNHGVDSGFYPLGSCTMKYNPKINETVARYPGFANIHPLQDEKTVQGALALMFDLQEHLKEITGMDEVTLQPAAGAHGEWTGLMMIRAYHEARGDFKRTKVIVPDSAHGTNPASATVAGFETVTVKSSDKGLVDLEDLKRVVGDDTAALMLTNPNTLGLFEEQILEMAAIIHEVGGKLYYDGANLNAVMSKARPGDMGFDVVHLNLHKTFTGPHGGGGPGSGPVGVKNDLLPYLPKPVLVKKDDAYTFDYDRPDSIGRVKPFYGNFGINVRAYTYIRSMGPDGLKAVTEYAVLNANYMMRRLQPHFDLPYDRHCKHEFVLSGRRQKKLGVRTLDMAKRLLDFGYHPPTIYFPLNVEEGMMIEPTETESKETLDAFIDAMIQIAKEVEENPEIVQNAPHTTVINRLDETKAARHPVLRYTKVE; encoded by the coding sequence ATGCATAAAGATAACCAAGCGTTAATTTTTGAACTGACTAAAGAAGGCCGCGTTGGTTATAGCTTGCCAACACTTGATGTACCCGAAATTGACTTGAGCGAATTATTACCGAACGATTTAATTCGGGCACAAGCAGCAGAACTACCGGAAGTGTCAGAACTGGATATTATGCGTCACTATACAGCGCTATCGAACCGTAACCACGGGGTGGATTCTGGATTTTATCCACTAGGATCTTGCACAATGAAATACAATCCGAAAATCAACGAAACTGTCGCTCGTTACCCAGGATTTGCTAATATTCATCCATTACAAGATGAGAAAACTGTTCAAGGTGCTCTTGCGTTGATGTTTGATCTTCAAGAGCATCTAAAAGAAATTACGGGTATGGATGAAGTTACTTTGCAGCCTGCTGCAGGTGCGCATGGTGAGTGGACAGGATTAATGATGATTCGGGCTTATCACGAAGCACGTGGGGATTTTAAACGCACAAAAGTTATTGTTCCAGATTCAGCGCACGGCACAAACCCGGCGTCAGCAACTGTTGCCGGATTCGAAACCGTAACGGTAAAATCTAGTGATAAAGGTCTCGTAGATTTGGAAGACTTGAAGCGCGTTGTTGGAGATGACACAGCGGCATTGATGCTGACAAATCCGAATACGCTTGGCTTGTTTGAAGAACAGATTTTGGAAATGGCAGCTATTATTCACGAAGTCGGCGGTAAGCTTTATTATGACGGCGCTAACTTGAATGCAGTTATGTCAAAAGCACGTCCAGGAGACATGGGCTTTGACGTGGTTCACTTGAACTTACACAAAACCTTCACAGGACCCCACGGTGGTGGTGGACCTGGATCTGGCCCAGTTGGTGTGAAAAATGACTTGTTGCCATACTTACCAAAACCAGTATTAGTAAAAAAAGACGACGCTTATACGTTCGATTATGACCGTCCAGATTCAATCGGCCGTGTTAAGCCGTTCTACGGAAATTTCGGAATCAATGTGCGTGCTTATACGTATATTCGTTCTATGGGACCAGACGGCCTGAAGGCTGTAACAGAATACGCGGTATTAAATGCCAACTACATGATGCGCAGATTGCAGCCGCATTTTGATTTGCCGTACGACCGTCATTGCAAGCATGAATTTGTTTTAAGTGGTCGTCGTCAAAAGAAACTGGGTGTTCGCACATTGGATATGGCGAAACGCTTACTTGACTTTGGCTATCACCCACCAACAATCTACTTCCCGTTAAATGTTGAAGAAGGCATGATGATCGAACCAACCGAAACAGAATCGAAAGAAACATTGGATGCTTTTATAGACGCGATGATTCAAATTGCGAAAGAAGTAGAAGAAAATCCAGAAATCGTTCAAAATGCACCACATACGACGGTGATCAATCGTTTGGACGAGACAAAAGCAGCACGTCATCCTGTGCTTCGCTACACGAAAGTCGAGTAA